One region of Streptomyces rishiriensis genomic DNA includes:
- a CDS encoding GAP family protein, producing MIVDLVVIGTAITLGPLHNSAFILLLFSRRGVRQGLAFLLSWLANLITVIACVALLTGGRPPARHSAPSTAVIVAKLAIGLALVLYSAYRHRRPPRPHGPPRWAARIDNATPVTAAGLAWLLQPWALVGAGAATAVDANLSHLAGWLALTGYCFLATLSLIVMEMYVVRAPAAANARLNALRSGLEQHQEQLIVALSLLLGLWLTGRSIAELVT from the coding sequence ATGATCGTCGACCTGGTGGTGATCGGTACGGCCATCACCCTGGGGCCCCTGCACAACAGCGCCTTCATCCTGCTGCTCTTCTCGCGGCGCGGTGTCCGCCAGGGCCTGGCCTTCCTGTTGTCGTGGCTGGCCAACCTGATCACGGTGATCGCCTGTGTGGCGCTGCTGACCGGCGGTCGGCCACCGGCCCGGCACAGCGCGCCGTCGACCGCCGTGATCGTCGCGAAACTCGCCATCGGCCTGGCACTGGTGCTCTACAGCGCGTACCGGCACCGCCGGCCACCCCGCCCGCACGGCCCGCCCCGCTGGGCCGCCCGGATCGACAACGCCACCCCGGTCACGGCAGCCGGCCTGGCATGGCTGCTGCAACCGTGGGCCCTGGTCGGCGCCGGCGCCGCGACCGCCGTCGACGCGAACCTCTCCCACCTCGCCGGCTGGCTCGCGCTGACCGGCTACTGCTTCCTGGCGACGCTCAGCCTCATCGTCATGGAGATGTACGTGGTCCGGGCGCCCGCGGCAGCGAACGCCCGGCTGAACGCCCTGCGGAGCGGGCTGGAGCAGCACCAGGAACAACTGATCGTCGCGCTCTCCCTGCTCCTCGGCCTGTGGCTGACCGGCCGGAGCATCGCGGAGCTGGTCACCTGA
- a CDS encoding xylulokinase, protein MGIVAGLDSSPDFTRIVVCDADTGAVLRQGYAPHPMEGAESAGGRPSDVDPQAWLLSLGEAAGGGLLEGVQAIGVSSQQNAVVPLDSQGNTVRPAMVGGDKRAQVAAADLIDAVGGREAWAQAVGCVPQAAQPVTKLRWLAKNEPDAAARTAVLLQAHDWLVWQLLGRPVRRTTDRGGASGTGYWSAATGAYRPDLVELALGHQAMLPEVIGPSDAAGTTPEGLLISAGTGETMAAALGLGIGHGDAVVSLGASGSVMAVHHEALVDQSGMITSLADATGMHLPVVTTLNAVRTLRGAAELIGAPDLEALSDLAMKSTPGSHGLVMLPYLEGERTPNLPHTAGTLAGLRRESMKPEHFARAAFEGMLCGLADALDVLRGRGVDVRRIFLLGAAAELSAVQAAAPALFGAQVVVPQPADYAAIGAARQAAWALGASQGTLDPRTPPAWQGAAAQVLDPGEELAVGQAVRQQYVSVREQTHPGAFRG, encoded by the coding sequence ATGGGGATAGTCGCCGGGTTGGACAGTTCACCCGATTTCACTCGAATCGTCGTCTGCGACGCGGACACCGGAGCCGTGCTCCGGCAGGGGTATGCGCCGCATCCGATGGAAGGCGCGGAGAGTGCGGGAGGGCGGCCCTCCGACGTGGATCCGCAGGCCTGGCTGCTGTCCCTCGGCGAGGCCGCGGGCGGCGGGCTGCTCGAGGGCGTGCAGGCCATCGGCGTTTCCTCGCAGCAGAACGCCGTCGTGCCGCTGGACTCGCAGGGCAACACCGTGCGGCCGGCGATGGTCGGCGGGGACAAGCGGGCGCAGGTCGCGGCGGCCGATCTGATCGACGCGGTCGGCGGCCGCGAGGCGTGGGCCCAGGCGGTGGGATGCGTCCCGCAGGCCGCCCAGCCGGTCACCAAGCTGCGCTGGCTGGCCAAGAACGAACCCGACGCCGCCGCCCGTACCGCCGTTCTGCTCCAGGCGCACGACTGGCTGGTGTGGCAGCTCCTCGGGCGGCCCGTGCGAAGGACCACCGACCGCGGCGGGGCCTCCGGGACCGGGTACTGGTCCGCCGCCACCGGCGCTTATCGGCCGGATCTCGTGGAGCTGGCGCTCGGTCACCAGGCGATGCTTCCCGAGGTGATCGGGCCGTCCGACGCGGCAGGTACGACGCCGGAAGGGCTGCTGATCTCCGCCGGGACCGGCGAGACCATGGCCGCGGCCCTGGGACTCGGAATCGGACACGGGGACGCCGTCGTCTCCCTGGGCGCCTCCGGGTCCGTGATGGCGGTGCACCACGAGGCGCTCGTCGACCAGAGCGGGATGATCACCTCGCTGGCCGACGCGACGGGCATGCACCTGCCGGTCGTCACCACCCTGAACGCCGTACGGACCCTGCGCGGGGCCGCCGAGCTGATCGGGGCGCCCGATCTGGAGGCGCTGTCCGATCTGGCGATGAAGTCGACGCCCGGGTCGCACGGGCTGGTCATGCTGCCCTACCTGGAGGGCGAGCGGACGCCGAACCTGCCCCACACGGCCGGGACGCTGGCGGGCCTGCGCCGCGAGTCGATGAAGCCCGAGCACTTCGCGCGGGCCGCCTTCGAGGGCATGCTGTGCGGGCTCGCCGACGCGCTCGACGTGCTGCGCGGCCGGGGCGTGGACGTGCGGCGCATCTTCCTGCTGGGGGCGGCCGCCGAGCTGTCGGCCGTACAGGCGGCCGCGCCCGCGCTGTTCGGCGCGCAGGTGGTCGTACCGCAGCCCGCGGACTACGCGGCGATCGGGGCGGCCCGGCAGGCCGCCTGGGCGCTCGGGGCGTCGCAGGGCACCCTCGACCCGCGGACCCCTCCGGCCTGGCAGGGGGCGGCCGCGCAGGTCCTGGATCCGGGCGAGGAGCTGGCCGTCGGGCAGGCGGTGCGGCAGCAGTACGTGTCGGTGCGGGAGCAGACCCATCCGGGAGCGTTCCGCGGATAG
- a CDS encoding ABC transporter ATP-binding protein has translation MLIRLLQTYLRPYKKPIALLVALQFLQTCATLYLPTLNAHIIDNGVVEGDTGYILSFGGVMIGISLAQVVCNIGAVYYGARTASALGRDVRGAVFDRVQSFSAREVGQFGAPSLITRTTNDVQQIQMLALMTFTLMVSAPIMCVGGVVLALGLDVPLSAVLVAVVPVLGICVTLIVRRLRPLFRSMQVKLDTVNRVLREQITGNRVIRAFVRDEYEQQRFRNANSDLTDVSLKTGNLLALMFPVVMTTVNLSSIAVVWFGAHRIDSGGMQIGDLTAFLAYLMQIVMSVMMATFMFMMVPRAEVCAERIQEVLDTSSSVVPPVAPVTELRRHGHLEIRGAGFRYPGAEEPVLKSVQLVARPGETTAVIGSTGSGKSTLLGLVPRLFDATEGEVLVDGVAVAEIDPVLLAKTVGLVPQRPYLFAGTVATNLRYGNPDATDEELWHALEVAQAKDFVSKLENGLDSPVAQGGTNVSGGQRQRLAIARTLVQRPDIYLFDDSFSALDYATDAALRAALGRETAEATVVIVAQRVATIRDADRIIVLDEGLVVGTGTHRELMADNETYREIVLSQLTEAEAA, from the coding sequence GTGCTCATACGACTACTACAGACCTATCTCAGGCCCTACAAGAAACCCATCGCCCTGCTCGTGGCGCTCCAGTTCCTCCAGACCTGCGCCACCCTCTACCTGCCCACCCTGAACGCGCACATCATCGACAACGGCGTCGTCGAGGGAGACACCGGCTACATCCTGTCCTTCGGCGGCGTGATGATCGGCATCTCGCTGGCGCAGGTCGTGTGCAACATCGGCGCCGTGTACTACGGCGCCAGAACCGCTTCCGCGCTCGGCCGGGACGTGCGGGGGGCCGTCTTCGACCGGGTGCAGTCCTTCTCCGCCCGCGAGGTCGGCCAGTTCGGCGCACCCTCGCTGATCACCAGGACGACGAACGACGTCCAGCAGATCCAGATGCTGGCCCTGATGACGTTCACGCTGATGGTGTCGGCGCCCATCATGTGCGTGGGCGGGGTCGTGCTGGCGCTCGGCCTGGACGTGCCGCTGTCCGCGGTGCTCGTCGCCGTGGTGCCGGTGCTGGGCATCTGCGTGACGCTGATCGTGCGCCGGCTGCGGCCGCTGTTCCGGTCCATGCAGGTGAAGCTGGACACCGTGAACCGGGTGCTGCGCGAGCAGATCACCGGCAACCGGGTGATCCGGGCCTTCGTCCGCGACGAGTACGAGCAGCAGCGCTTCCGGAACGCCAACAGCGACCTCACCGACGTCTCGCTGAAGACCGGCAACCTGCTCGCGCTGATGTTCCCGGTGGTCATGACCACGGTGAACCTGTCGTCGATCGCCGTGGTGTGGTTCGGAGCCCACCGGATCGACAGCGGCGGGATGCAGATCGGTGACCTGACCGCGTTCCTCGCCTACCTGATGCAGATCGTCATGTCCGTGATGATGGCCACCTTCATGTTCATGATGGTGCCGCGCGCGGAGGTGTGCGCCGAGCGCATCCAGGAGGTGCTGGACACCTCGTCGTCGGTGGTACCGCCGGTGGCTCCCGTCACCGAGCTGCGCCGGCACGGGCATCTGGAGATCCGGGGGGCCGGATTCCGCTATCCCGGCGCCGAGGAGCCCGTCCTGAAGTCCGTGCAGCTCGTGGCGCGGCCGGGTGAGACCACGGCCGTGATCGGCTCGACCGGCAGCGGCAAGTCCACGCTGCTCGGGCTGGTGCCCCGGCTGTTCGACGCGACCGAGGGCGAGGTGCTCGTCGACGGGGTGGCCGTCGCCGAGATCGACCCGGTGCTGCTGGCGAAGACCGTCGGACTCGTACCGCAGAGGCCGTACCTGTTCGCGGGCACGGTCGCCACCAACCTGCGCTACGGCAATCCGGACGCCACCGACGAGGAGCTGTGGCACGCGCTGGAGGTGGCGCAGGCCAAGGACTTCGTGAGCAAGCTGGAGAACGGCCTGGACTCCCCCGTCGCGCAGGGCGGGACGAACGTCTCCGGTGGCCAGCGGCAGCGGCTCGCGATCGCCCGGACGCTCGTGCAGCGGCCGGATATCTACCTCTTCGACGACTCGTTCTCCGCACTCGACTACGCCACCGACGCGGCACTGCGGGCGGCGCTCGGGCGGGAGACCGCCGAGGCGACCGTGGTGATCGTCGCCCAGCGGGTGGCCACCATCCGCGACGCCGACCGGATCATCGTCCTCGACGAGGGTCTCGTCGTCGGCACGGGCACCCACCGCGAGCTGATGGCGGACAACGAGACCTACCGGGAGATCGTGCTCTCCCAGCTCACGGAAGCGGAGGCTGCCTGA
- a CDS encoding ABC transporter ATP-binding protein, protein MAGPMGRMMAGSGPDSHSLDFKVSGRRLLAQFKPERFTLFTMLACVTLSVGLSVVGPKILGKATDLVFAGIVGREMPAGASKEQVLDSMRERGQGSVADMLRSTDFTPGKGIDFGSVGEILLFALGVFLIAGLLMAVATRLVNKSVNRTMFRMREDVQTKLSRLPLSYFDKRQRGEVLSRATNDIDNIGQTLQQSMGQLINSLLSVIGVLAMMFWVSWILALVALVTVPLSFVVATRVGKRSQPHFVQQWRTTGKLNAHIEEMYTGHTLVKVFGRQEESAQQFAEQNDALYEAGFKAQFNSGVMQPLMMFVSNINYVLVAVVGGLRVASGSLSIGDVQAFIQYSRQFSMPLTQLASMANLVQSGVASAERVFELLDAEEQEADPVAAVRPAELRGRVALEGVSFRYDPEKPLIEDLSLTVEPGHTVAIVGPTGAGKTTLVNLLMRFYDVSGGRITLDGVDIASMSRDDLRAGIGMVLQDTWLFGGTIAENIAYGASGEVTRGEIEEAARAAHADRFVRTLPDGYDTVIDDEGSGVSAGEKQLITIARAFLSDPTILVLDEATSSVDTRTEVLIQKAMAKLAHGRTSFVIAHRLSTIRDADTILVMENGSIVEQGTHTDLLAANGAYARLYKAQFAQALAEVD, encoded by the coding sequence ATGGCCGGGCCCATGGGACGCATGATGGCCGGCAGCGGTCCCGACAGCCACTCGCTGGACTTCAAGGTGTCCGGCAGGCGACTGCTCGCCCAGTTCAAACCGGAGCGGTTCACCCTCTTCACGATGTTGGCCTGCGTGACGCTGAGCGTCGGTCTCAGCGTGGTCGGACCGAAGATCCTCGGCAAGGCCACCGACCTGGTCTTCGCGGGCATCGTCGGCCGGGAGATGCCGGCCGGGGCGAGCAAGGAACAGGTTCTCGACTCGATGCGCGAGCGCGGCCAGGGCAGCGTCGCCGACATGCTCAGGAGCACCGACTTCACCCCCGGCAAGGGCATCGACTTCGGCTCCGTCGGCGAGATCCTGCTGTTCGCGCTCGGGGTCTTCCTCATCGCCGGTCTGCTGATGGCGGTGGCGACGCGGCTGGTCAACAAGTCGGTCAACCGCACCATGTTCCGGATGCGCGAGGACGTGCAGACGAAGCTGTCCCGGCTGCCGCTGTCGTACTTCGACAAGCGTCAGCGCGGCGAGGTGCTGTCCCGCGCCACCAACGACATCGACAACATCGGTCAGACGCTCCAGCAGTCGATGGGTCAGCTGATCAACTCGCTGCTGAGCGTCATCGGCGTGCTGGCGATGATGTTCTGGGTGTCGTGGATCCTCGCGCTGGTCGCGCTGGTGACCGTGCCGCTGTCGTTCGTCGTCGCGACCCGCGTCGGCAAGCGGTCGCAGCCGCACTTCGTGCAGCAGTGGCGCACCACCGGCAAGCTCAACGCCCACATCGAGGAGATGTACACCGGCCACACGCTGGTGAAGGTGTTCGGCCGCCAGGAGGAGTCCGCGCAGCAGTTCGCCGAGCAGAACGACGCGTTGTACGAGGCCGGGTTCAAGGCGCAGTTCAACAGCGGGGTGATGCAGCCGCTGATGATGTTCGTGTCGAACATCAACTACGTGCTGGTCGCGGTGGTCGGCGGACTGCGCGTCGCGTCGGGTTCCCTGTCCATCGGTGACGTGCAGGCGTTCATCCAGTACTCGCGCCAGTTCTCGATGCCGCTGACGCAGCTCGCGTCCATGGCGAACCTGGTGCAGTCCGGCGTCGCCTCGGCCGAGCGGGTCTTCGAACTCCTGGACGCGGAGGAGCAGGAGGCGGACCCGGTGGCGGCCGTGCGGCCCGCGGAGCTGCGCGGGCGGGTGGCGCTGGAGGGCGTGTCCTTCCGGTACGACCCGGAGAAGCCGCTGATCGAGGACCTGTCCCTGACGGTGGAACCCGGCCACACGGTCGCCATCGTCGGTCCGACGGGCGCCGGCAAGACGACCCTGGTGAACCTGCTCATGCGGTTCTACGACGTCTCCGGCGGGCGTATCACCCTCGACGGCGTCGACATAGCGAGCATGTCCCGCGACGACCTGCGCGCCGGCATCGGCATGGTGCTCCAGGACACCTGGCTGTTCGGCGGCACCATCGCGGAGAACATCGCGTACGGCGCGTCGGGCGAGGTCACCCGCGGCGAGATCGAGGAGGCGGCGCGGGCCGCGCACGCCGACCGGTTCGTCCGCACCCTTCCCGACGGCTACGACACGGTGATCGACGACGAGGGCAGCGGGGTCAGCGCCGGTGAGAAGCAGCTGATCACCATCGCGCGGGCGTTCCTGTCCGACCCGACGATCCTGGTGCTCGACGAGGCCACCAGCTCCGTCGACACCCGCACCGAGGTGCTGATCCAGAAGGCGATGGCGAAGCTGGCGCACGGGCGTACGTCGTTCGTCATCGCGCACCGGCTGTCGACCATCCGGGACGCCGACACGATCCTGGTGATGGAGAACGGCTCGATCGTCGAGCAGGGCACGCACACCGACCTGCTGGCGGCGAACGGGGCCTACGCGCGGCTGTACAAGGCCCAGTTCGCGCAGGCACTGGCCGAGGTCGACTGA
- a CDS encoding YtxH domain-containing protein codes for MRYKLTFVVGLALGYVLGTRAGRERYEQLKKSARQVAQNPAVRNTAETAAQQGRQYAGKAYHAVSDKVGDRVPESVAGRVRSLRDRNSNGTGADDWGTSNT; via the coding sequence ATGCGCTACAAGCTCACGTTCGTCGTCGGGCTGGCTCTGGGTTACGTACTGGGCACGCGTGCCGGGCGCGAGCGCTACGAGCAGTTGAAGAAGTCCGCGCGGCAGGTCGCCCAGAACCCCGCCGTGCGCAACACCGCCGAGACCGCCGCCCAGCAGGGCCGCCAGTACGCGGGCAAGGCGTACCACGCGGTCAGCGACAAGGTCGGTGACCGCGTGCCCGAGTCGGTGGCGGGCCGGGTGCGGTCCCTGCGTGACCGCAACAGCAACGGCACAGGCGCGGACGACTGGGGCACCAGCAACACCTAG
- a CDS encoding SCO4225 family membrane protein, whose amino-acid sequence MTDAPRSHGLAHPRRLLALATGNWPARGYLAVVAAGAAATFLFPESGFATDPLLLTAPLSFLGVVLPFGPGTEGGGAVEVLAVGFWAGWLLLCALVNAAVLGALVAKSTAARPSGGHAPLPRVPAPAERPRPRSVQALLAPAVDNWLARAYLVVVAAAVGFFLIAAYVLPDPGFAGIWPLMATAPISMLALLLSTPAEYSSLSWLSPLVFATGTALAALFNAVLLGRLAHRLRVREPRTAV is encoded by the coding sequence ATGACCGATGCCCCGCGCTCCCACGGCCTCGCGCACCCGCGCCGCCTCCTCGCGCTCGCGACGGGCAACTGGCCGGCCCGGGGCTATCTCGCTGTCGTCGCCGCCGGTGCCGCGGCCACGTTCCTGTTCCCGGAGAGCGGCTTCGCCACAGACCCCCTGCTGCTCACCGCGCCCCTCTCCTTCCTGGGGGTGGTCCTCCCCTTCGGTCCCGGCACCGAGGGCGGCGGGGCGGTCGAGGTGCTCGCCGTCGGCTTCTGGGCCGGCTGGCTCCTGCTGTGCGCCCTCGTGAACGCCGCCGTGCTCGGCGCCCTCGTCGCGAAGTCCACGGCCGCCCGGCCGTCCGGCGGCCACGCGCCCCTCCCCCGTGTCCCGGCGCCCGCCGAGCGCCCCCGGCCGAGGAGCGTTCAGGCCCTGCTGGCGCCCGCGGTGGACAACTGGCTCGCGCGCGCTTACCTCGTCGTGGTCGCGGCGGCGGTCGGGTTCTTCCTCATCGCCGCGTACGTGCTGCCCGACCCGGGGTTCGCCGGGATCTGGCCGCTCATGGCCACGGCACCGATCAGCATGCTCGCCCTGCTGCTGTCGACACCCGCGGAATACTCCTCGCTGAGCTGGCTGAGCCCGTTGGTCTTCGCCACCGGGACGGCCCTGGCCGCTCTGTTCAACGCCGTGCTGCTGGGCCGGCTCGCTCACCGGCTACGGGTGCGGGAACCGCGTACGGCCGTCTGA
- a CDS encoding NAD(P)/FAD-dependent oxidoreductase produces the protein MVDADQTFVIVGGGLAGAKAAETLRAEGFTGRVILICDERDHPYERPPLSKGFLLGKETRESVFVHEPAWYAQNDIELHLGQTVDAIDRTAKTVRFGDDGTLVHYDKLLLATGAEPRRLDIPGTDLAGVHHLRRLAHAERLKGVLAALGRDNGHIVIAGGGWIGLEIAAAAREYGAEVTVIEPEPTPLHGVLGPELGSVFADLHREHGVRFHFGVHLTEIVGQDGMVLAVRTDDGEEHPAHDVLAAIGAAPRTGLAEAAGLTLADRAHGGGIAVDVRLRTSDPDIYAAGDVASFPHGLFDTRLRVEHWANALNGGPAAARAMLGKDVVYDRVPYFFSDQYDLGMEYSGWAPPGTYDEVVIRGDAGKREFVAFWLKEGRLLAGMNVNVWDVTEPIQKLIRSRERIDTEALADPRLPLDDLGA, from the coding sequence GTGGTCGACGCGGATCAGACATTTGTCATCGTCGGAGGAGGCCTGGCCGGCGCCAAGGCGGCCGAGACGCTGAGGGCGGAGGGCTTCACCGGCCGCGTGATACTGATCTGCGACGAACGCGACCACCCCTACGAGCGGCCGCCGCTGTCCAAGGGCTTCCTGCTCGGCAAGGAGACGCGGGAGAGCGTCTTCGTGCACGAGCCCGCCTGGTACGCGCAGAACGACATCGAGCTGCACCTCGGCCAGACCGTCGACGCGATCGACCGCACCGCGAAGACGGTCCGCTTCGGTGACGACGGCACGCTCGTCCACTACGACAAGCTGCTCCTCGCCACCGGCGCGGAGCCCCGCCGGCTGGACATCCCCGGCACCGACCTCGCGGGCGTGCACCATCTGCGCCGGCTCGCGCACGCGGAGCGGCTGAAGGGCGTGCTGGCCGCTCTCGGCCGTGACAACGGCCACATCGTGATCGCCGGCGGCGGCTGGATCGGCCTGGAGATCGCGGCGGCGGCCCGCGAGTACGGCGCCGAGGTCACCGTCATCGAACCGGAGCCCACCCCGCTGCACGGCGTCCTCGGCCCGGAGCTCGGGAGCGTCTTCGCCGACCTGCACCGCGAGCACGGCGTCCGCTTCCACTTCGGCGTCCACCTCACCGAGATCGTCGGCCAGGACGGCATGGTCCTCGCCGTCCGCACCGACGACGGCGAGGAGCACCCGGCGCACGACGTCCTCGCGGCGATCGGCGCGGCCCCCCGCACGGGCCTGGCGGAGGCGGCGGGCCTCACCCTCGCCGACCGCGCGCACGGCGGCGGGATCGCGGTCGACGTCCGGCTGCGCACCTCCGACCCCGACATCTACGCCGCCGGCGACGTCGCGTCCTTCCCGCACGGCCTCTTCGACACCCGGCTGCGCGTCGAGCACTGGGCCAACGCCCTGAACGGCGGCCCGGCGGCCGCCCGCGCGATGCTCGGCAAGGACGTCGTCTACGACCGCGTGCCCTACTTCTTCTCCGACCAGTACGACCTGGGCATGGAGTACAGCGGCTGGGCCCCGCCGGGGACCTACGACGAGGTGGTGATCCGCGGCGACGCGGGCAAGCGGGAGTTCGTCGCGTTCTGGCTGAAGGAGGGCCGCCTCCTCGCCGGGATGAACGTGAACGTGTGGGACGTCACAGAGCCGATCCAGAAGCTGATCCGCTCGCGCGAGCGGATCGACACGGAGGCCCTGGCGGACCCCCGGCTGCCGCTGGACGACCTCGGCGCCTAA
- the dnaG gene encoding DNA primase codes for MAGRINDEDVKAVRDAVPIDAVVSEYLQLRNAGGGNLKGLCPFHDEKSPSFQVSPSKGLFHCFGCQEGGDTITFVMKVDHLTFSEVVERLAAQAGITLRYEEGGYNPAHQRGERIRLVEAHKVAAEWYAEQLATSPEADTGRIFLADRGFDQAAALHFGVGYSPQGWDHLTRFLRGKGFTDKELFLSGLAQEGRRGPIDRFRGRLMWPIRDIGGEVVGFGARKLYESDNGPKYLNTPDTAIYKKSQVLYGIDLAKKDIAKSSRAVVVEGYTDVMACHLAGVTTAIATCGTAFGGDHIKILRRLLMDNGSARVIFTFDGDAAGQKAALRAFEDDQKFAAETYIAIAPDNMDPCDLRLAKGDEAVADLVEPRTPLFEFALRQVVVRYDLDTPAGRAAALDEAAPIVARIKNSGAQHEVAVQLAGMLGILDTQFVVKRVAQLARWARDRGGKGPAPSRGPQPYESASRPAAGGPALNLRNAVYATERELLKLALQRPELVAPAFDAYGIDEFTAAPYAAVRQAIQDAGGAEYGIKDGQEYLVRVREAAPDDAVRAMVTELAVEAIMRRTVDENYAGEQLVTVRRRAVARRLTDLQGTLTRLGHTDPAQSAAVQNEMMILTRYDRALQHEGPSAL; via the coding sequence GTGGCAGGACGGATCAACGACGAGGACGTGAAGGCGGTACGGGACGCGGTCCCGATCGACGCCGTGGTGTCCGAGTACCTCCAGCTGCGCAACGCGGGCGGCGGCAACCTCAAGGGCCTCTGCCCCTTCCACGACGAGAAGTCGCCGTCCTTCCAGGTCAGCCCGAGCAAGGGACTGTTCCACTGCTTCGGCTGCCAGGAGGGCGGCGACACCATCACGTTCGTGATGAAGGTCGACCACCTCACCTTCTCCGAGGTCGTCGAACGGCTCGCCGCCCAGGCCGGCATCACCCTGCGCTACGAGGAGGGCGGCTACAACCCCGCCCACCAGCGCGGCGAACGCATCCGGCTGGTCGAGGCGCACAAGGTCGCCGCGGAGTGGTATGCGGAACAGCTGGCCACGAGCCCGGAGGCCGACACCGGTCGGATCTTCCTCGCCGACCGGGGCTTCGACCAGGCCGCGGCCCTCCACTTCGGCGTCGGGTACAGCCCCCAGGGCTGGGACCACCTCACCCGCTTCCTGCGCGGCAAGGGCTTCACCGACAAGGAACTGTTCCTCTCCGGCCTCGCCCAGGAGGGCCGCCGAGGCCCCATCGACCGCTTCCGGGGCCGTCTGATGTGGCCCATCCGAGACATCGGGGGCGAGGTCGTCGGCTTCGGCGCGCGCAAGCTCTACGAGTCGGACAACGGCCCCAAGTACCTCAACACGCCCGACACGGCGATCTACAAGAAGTCCCAGGTCCTCTACGGCATCGACCTCGCGAAGAAGGACATCGCCAAGTCCAGCCGCGCGGTCGTCGTCGAGGGCTACACCGACGTCATGGCCTGTCACCTGGCCGGCGTCACCACCGCCATCGCGACCTGCGGCACCGCCTTCGGCGGCGACCACATCAAGATCCTCCGCCGGCTCCTCATGGACAACGGCAGCGCCCGCGTCATCTTCACCTTCGACGGTGACGCGGCCGGCCAGAAGGCCGCCCTGCGCGCCTTCGAGGACGACCAGAAGTTCGCCGCCGAGACGTACATCGCCATCGCGCCGGACAACATGGACCCCTGTGACCTGCGCCTGGCGAAGGGCGACGAGGCGGTCGCCGACCTGGTCGAACCACGCACGCCGCTCTTCGAGTTCGCGCTCCGCCAGGTCGTCGTCCGCTACGACCTGGACACCCCCGCGGGCCGCGCCGCCGCCCTCGACGAGGCCGCGCCCATCGTCGCCCGTATCAAGAACAGCGGCGCCCAGCACGAGGTCGCCGTCCAGCTGGCCGGCATGCTCGGCATCCTGGACACCCAGTTCGTCGTCAAAAGGGTCGCGCAGCTGGCCCGTTGGGCCCGCGACCGGGGCGGCAAGGGCCCGGCGCCGTCCCGGGGCCCCCAGCCGTACGAGTCCGCCTCCAGGCCCGCCGCGGGCGGCCCCGCCCTCAATCTCCGCAACGCCGTCTACGCCACCGAACGTGAGCTGCTGAAGCTCGCCCTCCAGCGCCCCGAACTGGTGGCCCCGGCCTTCGACGCGTACGGCATCGACGAGTTCACCGCCGCCCCCTACGCCGCAGTGCGCCAGGCGATCCAGGACGCGGGCGGCGCCGAGTACGGCATCAAGGACGGACAGGAGTACCTCGTCCGGGTCCGGGAGGCCGCGCCCGACGACGCGGTCCGCGCGATGGTGACGGAGCTCGCGGTCGAGGCGATCATGCGCCGCACGGTCGACGAGAACTACGCGGGGGAGCAGTTGGTGACGGTCCGCCGCAGGGCCGTGGCCCGCAGGCTCACCGATCTCCAGGGCACGCTGACCCGTCTCGGCCACACGGACCCGGCCCAGTCGGCCGCCGTCCAGAACGAGATGATGATCCTGACCAGGTACGACAGGGCGTTGCAGCACGAAGGCCCGTCCGCTCTCTGA